Proteins encoded in a region of the Geobacillus genomosp. 3 genome:
- a CDS encoding lysophospholipid acyltransferase family protein: protein MRVDFYSVAKGAVKSILTPLYRIQVTGLEQFPKEGAVLLCTNHISNLDPPVVGITAPRPIRFMAKEELFRTPVVKTLVKHLRAFPVKRGMNDRQALRTGLEVLKQGEVLGIFPEGTRSKDGRLKKALPGVGFFALRTDAAVVPCAIIGPYRPFVPLKVVYGAPIDMTPLRERKASPEEAADYIMDHIRQLLEQHQ, encoded by the coding sequence ATGAGGGTGGATTTTTATTCGGTGGCCAAGGGAGCGGTAAAAAGCATATTAACTCCTTTGTACCGCATTCAAGTTACAGGGCTTGAACAATTTCCAAAAGAAGGCGCGGTGCTTCTTTGCACCAACCATATCAGCAACTTGGATCCGCCGGTCGTCGGCATTACAGCACCGCGGCCGATCCGGTTTATGGCGAAAGAGGAGCTGTTTCGCACCCCAGTTGTGAAAACGCTTGTGAAACACTTGCGCGCTTTTCCGGTTAAGCGCGGCATGAACGACCGCCAAGCGCTGCGCACGGGGCTTGAAGTGCTGAAACAAGGAGAGGTGCTCGGCATTTTTCCCGAAGGGACGCGCAGCAAGGACGGCCGGCTGAAGAAGGCGCTGCCTGGCGTCGGCTTTTTCGCCTTGCGCACCGATGCCGCCGTCGTTCCGTGTGCGATCATTGGCCCGTACCGCCCGTTTGTGCCGCTCAAAGTCGTGTACGGGGCGCCGATTGATATGACGCCGCTGCGCGAGCGGAAGGCGAGCCCGGAAGAAGCGGCCGATTACATTATGGACCATATCCGCCAGCTGCTTGAACAACATCAGTAA
- the cmk gene encoding (d)CMP kinase — MERPISIAIDGPAAAGKSTVAKLIANRLSYVYIDTGAMYRALTYRALQCGVDVHDEQALLSLLRETSIELKPSPQGQLVFVNGEDITDIIRGEAVTNAVSFVAQHPLVREEMVARQRAMAKGGGVVMDGRDIGTNVLPNAEVKIFLKASVEERARRRHEENIARGFPSDLETLKEEIARRDRLDSERETAPLRKAPDAVEIDTTSLSVEEVAARIMEVVNERIG; from the coding sequence ATGGAACGACCAATTAGCATTGCGATCGATGGACCTGCGGCAGCAGGGAAAAGCACGGTCGCCAAACTTATTGCCAACCGCCTTTCTTATGTATATATCGATACCGGGGCGATGTATCGCGCGTTAACGTACCGGGCGCTTCAATGCGGCGTTGACGTTCACGATGAACAGGCGTTGCTGTCTTTGCTCCGTGAGACATCTATTGAACTGAAGCCATCGCCGCAAGGGCAGCTCGTGTTCGTCAACGGCGAAGACATCACAGATATCATCCGCGGCGAGGCGGTGACGAATGCGGTATCGTTTGTCGCTCAGCACCCGCTCGTGCGTGAGGAGATGGTCGCCCGCCAGCGCGCCATGGCCAAAGGAGGCGGCGTTGTCATGGACGGACGCGACATCGGAACGAACGTGCTGCCGAATGCCGAAGTGAAAATTTTCTTAAAAGCTTCCGTTGAGGAGCGGGCGCGGCGCCGTCACGAGGAAAATATCGCCCGCGGGTTTCCGTCTGACCTTGAAACGTTGAAAGAAGAAATTGCCCGCCGCGACCGGCTTGACTCGGAGCGGGAAACGGCACCGCTGCGCAAGGCGCCGGATGCCGTGGAAATCGACACGACGTCATTGTCGGTTGAGGAAGTGGCGGCGCGCATTATGGAAGTCGTCAACGAAAGGATTGGATGA
- a CDS encoding YpfB family protein codes for MKRIEELLWKLVVIQAICLLIAQWLVLHTPVALYIGKVYEYEGVAKPEKTEMIETAVDR; via the coding sequence ATGAAGCGGATCGAAGAGCTGTTATGGAAGCTTGTTGTGATCCAGGCGATTTGTCTCCTGATTGCCCAATGGCTTGTCTTGCACACGCCGGTGGCGCTCTATATCGGCAAAGTGTACGAATATGAAGGAGTCGCCAAGCCGGAAAAAACAGAAATGATCGAAACGGCCGTCGACCGCTGA
- a CDS encoding flagellar brake protein, translating to MMKIGDRIRLEPLDGSPRQYRSKTLAIADGVIHISYPVDEQSGKTVYLLNGMQFKASFVGQDGGLYIFETEVKGKVRDPLPMVVLAYPGDEYVIRIQRRRYVRVKANVDAAVHPLDGEFAPFVTMTVDISAGGAALLIPPAHAPLLHPGMTVELWLVLTMRSGEYHYMKTEATIVRMTAHEQGIAKMSVEFTALSPQDRARLIRYSFERQLDERGKRWE from the coding sequence ATGATGAAGATCGGGGATCGGATCCGGCTTGAGCCGCTCGACGGTTCGCCGCGGCAATATCGGAGCAAGACGCTTGCCATCGCTGACGGGGTGATCCATATTAGTTATCCTGTCGACGAACAAAGCGGAAAAACGGTGTATTTGTTAAATGGCATGCAATTTAAAGCGAGTTTTGTCGGTCAAGACGGGGGCTTATACATATTTGAGACGGAAGTGAAAGGGAAAGTGCGCGACCCGCTGCCAATGGTTGTCTTGGCTTATCCGGGCGACGAATATGTCATCCGCATCCAGCGCCGCCGTTATGTGCGGGTGAAGGCGAACGTCGATGCCGCCGTCCATCCGCTTGACGGTGAGTTCGCTCCATTTGTGACGATGACGGTCGATATTAGCGCGGGCGGGGCCGCGCTTCTCATTCCGCCGGCGCACGCACCGCTTCTTCACCCCGGCATGACGGTTGAGCTTTGGCTTGTGCTAACGATGCGCTCCGGTGAGTATCATTATATGAAAACGGAAGCAACGATCGTTCGCATGACCGCTCATGAGCAGGGCATCGCCAAAATGTCGGTCGAGTTCACCGCGCTCTCTCCCCAGGACCGTGCCCGGCTCATCCGCTACAGCTTCGAGCGGCAGCTTGACGAAAGGGGAAAACGATGGGAATAA
- the ypeB gene encoding germination protein YpeB — protein MLRTILIAVLAVAVIGTGYWGYREHLEKNAILIHAENNYQRAFHDLAYQIDLLHDKLGATLAMNSHASLSPALAEVWKIASEAHSDVGQLPLSLLPFNKTQEFLSQIGEFSYRTAVRDLEEEPLTKEEYKTLQALYKNAGAIRQELRNVQHLVLENNLRWMDVELALATNDEKGDNIIIDGFKAVEKNVDTFSSSSEFGPSFVGLANEEKGFVRAQGRPVSKAEAKRIARDFLGLKGTEEIKVTESGKGADDRFYSLTIHDPKTKGDIYMDITKNGGYPIWALNSRPVGKSKISLHEAANRGMAFLKRHQFTGFELYDSTQYDNVAVLTFVKSENGIRIYPEAIQMKVALDNGRIVGFSARDYLSSSIPRPLPKPKLTVEAAKKKVNPQLKVMEQRQAVIMNDLQKPVLCYEFLGTLDGETYQLFINASTGLEEKVERLESVEPNYG, from the coding sequence ATGCTGCGAACGATCTTAATTGCCGTGCTTGCCGTGGCGGTCATCGGCACCGGCTACTGGGGCTACCGCGAGCACTTGGAGAAAAACGCGATTTTAATCCACGCGGAAAACAACTACCAGCGCGCGTTCCACGATTTGGCCTATCAAATCGACTTGCTTCATGATAAGCTCGGCGCAACGCTGGCGATGAACTCGCATGCGTCATTGTCGCCGGCGCTTGCCGAGGTGTGGAAAATCGCATCGGAAGCCCACTCGGACGTCGGTCAGCTGCCGTTGTCGCTCTTGCCGTTTAACAAGACGCAAGAGTTTTTATCACAAATCGGCGAGTTCAGCTATCGGACAGCGGTGCGCGATTTGGAAGAGGAGCCGTTGACAAAGGAAGAGTACAAGACGCTGCAGGCGCTGTACAAAAACGCCGGCGCCATCCGCCAAGAGCTGCGCAATGTGCAACATTTAGTGCTTGAAAACAATTTGCGCTGGATGGACGTCGAGCTGGCGCTGGCAACAAATGACGAGAAAGGTGATAACATTATTATTGACGGCTTTAAGGCGGTCGAAAAAAATGTCGATACGTTCTCGAGTTCGTCAGAGTTTGGTCCGTCGTTTGTTGGTCTTGCCAATGAAGAAAAAGGGTTTGTCCGGGCGCAAGGCCGTCCGGTTTCCAAAGCCGAAGCGAAACGAATCGCCCGCGATTTCCTTGGCCTAAAGGGGACGGAGGAAATCAAGGTGACGGAAAGCGGCAAAGGGGCGGACGACCGCTTTTACAGTTTAACGATTCACGATCCGAAAACAAAAGGCGACATTTATATGGACATTACGAAAAACGGCGGCTACCCGATTTGGGCATTGAACAGCCGGCCGGTCGGCAAATCGAAGATCAGCCTGCATGAGGCGGCCAACCGCGGAATGGCATTTTTAAAACGGCATCAATTTACCGGATTTGAGCTGTACGACAGCACGCAATACGATAATGTCGCCGTGCTTACATTTGTCAAAAGTGAAAACGGCATCCGCATTTATCCGGAAGCCATCCAAATGAAAGTGGCGCTCGATAATGGTCGCATCGTCGGTTTTTCGGCGCGCGATTATTTGTCATCGTCGATCCCGCGCCCGTTGCCAAAACCGAAACTCACCGTCGAAGCGGCGAAGAAAAAGGTAAACCCGCAGTTAAAAGTGATGGAGCAACGCCAGGCGGTGATTATGAACGACTTGCAAAAACCGGTGCTTTGCTACGAGTTTTTAGGAACGCTTGACGGCGAGACGTACCAGCTGTTTATTAATGCGTCAACCGGTCTCGAAGAAAAAGTGGAAAGACTCGAAAGTGTCGAACCGAACTACGGGTGA
- the sleB gene encoding spore cortex-lytic enzyme, giving the protein MVRKLIMFTLIGAWVCLHPASHAAAFSPQVIQRGAVGDDVIELQARLQYLGFYNGKIDGVFGWRTYWALRNFQYEYGLPVDGLAGEETKRKLVNASKYYEDFVKEQIRQGNDFTHYGGIPLSQQVKKRGGGGGRTAKTTASNVPKGFSQNDIQLMANAVYGEARGEPYIGQVAVAAVILNRLEHPSFPDTVAGVIFQPGAFTAVADGQIWLTPNETARKAVLDAINGWDPSGGAIYYFNPATATSDWIWSRPQIKRIGDHIFCK; this is encoded by the coding sequence ATGGTAAGGAAACTAATCATGTTCACCTTAATAGGCGCGTGGGTATGCCTGCATCCAGCGAGCCATGCCGCCGCCTTTTCCCCGCAGGTGATTCAGCGCGGGGCAGTTGGTGATGATGTCATTGAGTTGCAGGCGCGGTTGCAATATCTCGGTTTTTACAACGGCAAAATTGACGGCGTATTCGGCTGGCGCACGTATTGGGCGCTGCGCAACTTCCAATACGAATACGGCCTGCCGGTCGACGGATTGGCCGGGGAAGAAACAAAGCGGAAGCTTGTCAATGCATCCAAATATTATGAGGACTTCGTCAAAGAGCAAATCCGCCAAGGAAATGATTTCACCCATTATGGCGGCATCCCGCTCAGCCAACAGGTGAAAAAACGCGGCGGCGGAGGGGGACGGACGGCGAAAACAACGGCGTCCAATGTGCCGAAAGGATTTTCGCAAAACGATATTCAGCTGATGGCGAACGCCGTTTACGGTGAAGCGCGGGGCGAGCCGTACATCGGGCAAGTGGCCGTGGCTGCGGTCATTTTAAACCGGCTTGAGCATCCGTCGTTCCCGGACACGGTCGCCGGCGTCATTTTTCAACCGGGCGCGTTCACCGCAGTCGCTGACGGCCAAATTTGGCTGACGCCGAACGAAACGGCGAGAAAAGCGGTGCTTGATGCCATCAACGGCTGGGATCCGAGCGGCGGGGCCATTTATTATTTCAACCCGGCGACAGCGACTAGCGATTGGATTTGGAGCCGGCCGCAAATCAAACGGATCGGCGACCATATTTTTTGCAAATAA
- the prsW gene encoding glutamic-type intramembrane protease PrsW, whose protein sequence is MFSLISAGVAPGVALLSYFYLKDEYEAEPLSFVLRMFFFGVLLVFPIMFIQYVLVEEEIISSPMAEAFLSAALLEEFVKWFIIYFFVYDHDEFDEPYDGIVYSASVSLGFATLENILYLLANGVETAVSRALLPVSSHALFAVIMGFYFGKAKFAVQKRCYYLWASFLLPFFLHGMYDWILLAKKQWGYYIGPFMLALWWVALRKVKQAKGYARCQATPSARGAVRNVELP, encoded by the coding sequence ATGTTTTCGCTCATTTCCGCCGGCGTCGCCCCCGGGGTGGCGCTGCTCAGCTATTTTTATTTAAAGGACGAATATGAGGCCGAACCGTTGTCCTTTGTGTTGCGCATGTTTTTTTTCGGTGTTCTTCTCGTTTTTCCGATTATGTTCATTCAGTATGTGTTAGTGGAAGAAGAGATCATTTCGTCGCCGATGGCGGAGGCGTTTTTATCGGCGGCGCTGCTTGAAGAGTTTGTGAAATGGTTTATCATCTATTTTTTTGTGTACGACCATGATGAATTTGATGAGCCGTATGACGGCATTGTGTATAGCGCCAGCGTTTCGTTAGGATTTGCGACGCTCGAAAACATTTTGTATTTATTGGCCAACGGAGTGGAGACAGCTGTCAGCCGGGCGCTGTTGCCGGTGTCAAGCCATGCGTTGTTTGCCGTCATCATGGGATTTTATTTCGGCAAAGCGAAATTTGCTGTTCAAAAGCGTTGTTATTATTTGTGGGCGTCGTTTTTACTGCCGTTTTTCCTTCATGGCATGTATGACTGGATTTTGCTGGCCAAGAAGCAATGGGGCTATTACATTGGACCGTTTATGCTCGCTTTATGGTGGGTGGCGCTGCGCAAAGTGAAGCAGGCAAAAGGATACGCCCGCTGCCAGGCGACGCCGTCAGCGAGAGGAGCCGTTCGAAACGTAGAACTCCCTTAA
- a CDS encoding asparaginase, with translation MKRKVVLLTTGGTIASKRNERSGRLRAGALSGEELAAMCHLPKEIEVKVESVFQLPSMHLTFAHWLELKKRIEAHFADPSVDGIVVTHGTDALEETAYFLDLTVNDPRTIVVTGSQRAPTDLGSDVYINIRHAIYAACAETLRGAGTVVVFNERIFAAKYVKKEHASNIQGFNAFGFGYLGIIDNDEVHVYQKPIRREYYNLVRPLPPVDIVKCYVEADGKFIKAARESGVAGIVLEGVGRGQVAPNMVGEIVKAIEAGIQVVVTTSAEEGAVYTTYDYLGSAYDLHKKGVILGSDYDAKKARIKLAVALASDAAIDGLFAY, from the coding sequence ATGAAACGAAAAGTAGTGCTGCTGACGACCGGCGGCACGATCGCCAGCAAGCGGAATGAACGGTCCGGCCGCTTGCGTGCCGGGGCGTTAAGCGGGGAAGAACTTGCCGCCATGTGCCATTTGCCGAAAGAAATCGAGGTCAAAGTCGAAAGCGTGTTTCAGCTGCCGAGCATGCATTTGACGTTTGCGCATTGGCTTGAATTGAAAAAGCGGATTGAGGCGCATTTCGCTGATCCGTCTGTCGATGGCATCGTCGTCACCCACGGGACCGATGCGCTTGAGGAAACGGCGTACTTTCTAGATTTGACTGTGAATGACCCGCGAACGATTGTTGTTACCGGCTCGCAGCGGGCGCCGACGGATTTGGGAAGCGATGTGTATATCAACATCCGTCACGCCATTTATGCCGCGTGCGCCGAAACGCTGCGCGGGGCGGGGACGGTCGTTGTGTTTAACGAGCGCATTTTTGCCGCGAAATATGTGAAAAAAGAGCATGCTTCCAACATTCAAGGGTTTAACGCCTTTGGATTCGGTTATTTGGGCATTATTGACAACGATGAAGTGCACGTGTACCAAAAGCCAATCCGGCGTGAATATTACAACCTTGTGCGCCCACTTCCGCCCGTCGATATTGTGAAATGTTATGTGGAGGCGGATGGAAAATTTATTAAGGCGGCCCGCGAAAGCGGCGTTGCCGGCATCGTGCTTGAAGGAGTCGGCCGCGGGCAAGTGGCGCCAAACATGGTTGGTGAAATCGTCAAGGCGATCGAAGCCGGCATTCAAGTGGTCGTGACGACGAGCGCTGAGGAAGGGGCGGTGTATACGACGTACGACTACTTAGGAAGCGCGTATGACTTGCATAAAAAAGGCGTGATTCTCGGCAGCGACTATGATGCCAAAAAGGCGCGCATCAAACTTGCCGTCGCCCTCGCTTCCGACGCAGCCATCGACGGCTTGTTTGCTTATTAG
- a CDS encoding YpdA family putative bacillithiol disulfide reductase, producing MKEEKIIIVGGGPCGLAAAIALQDVGFSPLVIEKGNIVHAIYRFPTHQTFFSTSDRLEIGGVPFITENRKPTRNQALAYYREVVVRKQVRVNTFEEVKTVERQEGGAFVVETTKGEYRAQYIVVATGYYDHPNYMNVPGEELPKVMHYFKEAHPYFNTDCVVIGGKNSSVDAAMELVKAGARVTVLYRGSEYSKSIKPWILPEFDALVRKGVIRMEFHAHVKEITEDAVVYEVNGETKTIKNDFVFAMTGYHPDHRFLMNIGVRVDPESGRPHYDPETMETNVPGVFIAGVLAAGNNANEIFIENGRFHGDHIAACIARREHGTSVRKPL from the coding sequence ATGAAAGAAGAAAAAATTATTATCGTCGGCGGCGGGCCGTGCGGGTTGGCGGCGGCAATTGCCTTGCAGGACGTCGGATTTTCGCCGCTTGTGATCGAAAAAGGCAACATCGTCCATGCGATTTACCGCTTTCCGACCCATCAGACGTTTTTCAGCACGAGCGATCGGTTGGAAATCGGCGGGGTGCCGTTTATTACCGAAAACCGGAAGCCGACGAGAAACCAGGCGCTTGCGTATTATCGCGAAGTCGTCGTCCGTAAACAAGTGCGCGTCAACACGTTTGAAGAAGTGAAAACCGTTGAGCGGCAGGAAGGCGGGGCGTTTGTTGTTGAAACGACAAAAGGCGAGTATCGCGCCCAATACATCGTGGTTGCCACCGGGTATTACGACCATCCAAATTATATGAATGTGCCGGGGGAAGAACTGCCGAAAGTGATGCATTATTTCAAAGAAGCGCACCCGTACTTCAACACTGACTGCGTCGTGATCGGCGGGAAAAATTCGAGCGTCGACGCAGCGATGGAGCTTGTGAAGGCCGGGGCGCGCGTCACGGTGCTATATCGCGGGAGCGAATATTCCAAAAGCATCAAACCGTGGATTTTGCCAGAGTTTGATGCATTGGTGCGCAAGGGCGTCATTCGGATGGAATTTCACGCCCATGTGAAAGAAATTACGGAAGATGCCGTCGTTTACGAAGTCAACGGGGAAACAAAAACGATCAAAAACGATTTTGTGTTCGCCATGACCGGTTATCACCCGGACCATCGCTTTTTGATGAACATCGGCGTCCGCGTTGACCCGGAAAGCGGTCGGCCACATTATGACCCGGAAACGATGGAAACGAACGTGCCGGGGGTGTTTATCGCGGGAGTACTCGCCGCCGGCAATAATGCAAATGAAATCTTTATCGAAAACGGCCGTTTTCACGGAGATCATATCGCCGCCTGCATCGCCCGACGCGAACACGGTACATCGGTTCGGAAACCGTTGTAG
- a CDS encoding Glu/Leu/Phe/Val family dehydrogenase, producing the protein MAADKHTEEKGQQYDVLASTQIVIHRALEKLGYPEEVYELLKEPIRVLTVRIPVRMDDGSVKIFTGYRAQHNDAVGPTKGGVRFHPDVTEREVKALSIWMSLKCGIVDLPYGGGKGGIVCDPRTMSFRELERLSRGYVRAISQIVGPSKDIPAPDVFTNSQIMAWMMDEYSRIREFDSPGFITGKPLVLGGSHGRETATAKGVTICIREAAKKRGLSLEGARVVVQGFGNAGSYLAKFMHDAGAKVVGISDVYGALYDPNGLDIDYLLERRDSFGTVTKLFKNTISNKELLELECDILVPAAIENQITAENASRIKASIVVEAANGPTTLEATEILTQRGILLVPDVLASAGGVTVSYFEWVQNNQGYYWTEEEVEQRLEKVMVKAFNNVYDMAQTRRVDMRLAAYMVGVRKMAEACRFRGWV; encoded by the coding sequence ATGGCAGCCGATAAGCATACGGAAGAGAAGGGCCAACAATACGACGTGCTGGCGTCGACACAAATTGTTATACATAGAGCGTTGGAAAAGCTCGGCTATCCGGAAGAAGTGTATGAACTGTTAAAAGAGCCGATCCGCGTGCTGACCGTCCGCATTCCGGTGCGCATGGACGACGGGTCGGTGAAAATTTTTACCGGCTACCGGGCGCAGCATAACGATGCCGTCGGCCCGACGAAAGGCGGGGTGCGCTTCCATCCTGATGTCACCGAGCGTGAGGTGAAAGCGCTGTCGATTTGGATGAGCCTAAAATGCGGCATCGTCGATTTGCCGTATGGCGGCGGCAAAGGCGGCATTGTCTGCGACCCGCGCACGATGTCATTCCGCGAGCTTGAGCGCTTAAGCCGCGGTTATGTGCGCGCCATCAGCCAAATCGTCGGACCGTCCAAAGACATTCCGGCGCCGGATGTGTTTACGAACTCGCAAATTATGGCGTGGATGATGGATGAGTACAGCCGCATCCGCGAGTTCGATTCACCGGGCTTTATTACTGGAAAGCCGCTTGTCCTCGGCGGTTCGCACGGCCGGGAAACGGCGACGGCCAAAGGGGTGACGATTTGCATCCGGGAGGCGGCGAAAAAACGCGGCCTGTCGCTCGAAGGGGCGCGTGTCGTCGTCCAAGGGTTCGGCAACGCCGGCAGTTATTTGGCGAAGTTTATGCACGACGCCGGGGCGAAAGTTGTCGGCATTTCCGATGTATACGGCGCGCTGTACGACCCGAACGGGCTTGATATCGACTATTTGCTTGAGCGGCGCGACAGCTTTGGCACGGTGACGAAGCTGTTTAAAAATACGATTTCGAACAAAGAGCTGCTTGAACTTGAGTGCGACATTTTAGTGCCGGCGGCCATCGAAAACCAAATTACGGCCGAAAACGCCTCGCGCATTAAGGCAAGCATTGTCGTTGAGGCGGCAAACGGCCCGACGACGCTCGAAGCGACGGAAATTTTAACGCAACGCGGCATTTTGCTCGTCCCGGATGTGCTCGCAAGCGCCGGCGGCGTAACGGTGTCGTACTTTGAATGGGTGCAAAACAACCAAGGGTACTATTGGACGGAAGAGGAAGTCGAACAGCGGCTTGAAAAAGTGATGGTCAAGGCGTTTAACAATGTATATGACATGGCGCAAACGCGCCGCGTTGACATGCGTCTTGCCGCGTACATGGTCGGCGTCCGCAAAATGGCGGAAGCATGCCGGTTCCGCGGCTGGGTGTGA
- a CDS encoding genetic competence negative regulator, producing MRLERLTHNKIKIFLTFDDLLDRGLTKDDLWKDTFKVHQLFRDMIEEASEELGFEVNGSIAVEVYSLPAQGMVVIVTNEGDYDDIEEEFADDYIEMQVTLDESDDIFYEFQTFEDVIQLAHRLYAVGCLDGTLYSYQGRFYLHVAEEPPIPLDNFVALLAEFGNPATITIHRVQEYGKQLIERRAIRQLVHYFRAN from the coding sequence ATGCGTCTTGAGCGCTTAACCCACAACAAAATTAAAATCTTCTTGACGTTTGACGATTTGCTGGACCGCGGGTTGACGAAAGACGATTTATGGAAGGACACGTTTAAAGTCCATCAGTTGTTCCGCGATATGATCGAGGAGGCGAGCGAAGAGCTCGGCTTTGAGGTGAACGGGTCGATCGCGGTCGAAGTGTACTCTTTACCGGCACAGGGCATGGTCGTTATCGTCACGAACGAAGGCGACTACGACGACATCGAAGAAGAATTCGCCGACGATTACATTGAAATGCAAGTAACGCTCGATGAGAGCGATGACATATTTTACGAATTCCAAACGTTCGAAGATGTCATCCAGCTCGCCCATCGTTTGTATGCGGTCGGCTGCCTCGACGGCACGCTCTATTCGTACCAAGGCCGCTTTTACTTGCATGTTGCTGAAGAACCGCCGATTCCGCTCGACAACTTTGTCGCCTTGCTGGCCGAGTTCGGCAACCCGGCCACGATAACGATACACCGTGTGCAAGAATACGGGAAACAGTTGATCGAACGGCGCGCCATTAGGCAACTCGTTCATTATTTCCGGGCTAACTAG
- a CDS encoding metallophosphoesterase, with amino-acid sequence MFIGGAITSFLFLLGYMWKEAHSNRVRHVTLSFPHFPDNWPQLTIFFISDIHRRIVSCRMLETVKGKADLVVIGGDLAEKGVPAARVRENVRRLQAVAPVYFVWGNNDDEVHYDLQSLLEEERVHVLKNKAEVWERGGVPVALIGVGDVSRKEADIDRALEHVPPQSFRILVCHNPAIMARLGEEQHISLVLSGHTHGGQIRLFSFGLYEKGGIKWHGNTALFTSNGYGTTGVPLRLGAPAETHLITIAPGKPTTEKKCLSKTGETM; translated from the coding sequence ATGTTCATCGGGGGAGCGATCACGAGTTTTCTGTTTTTGCTTGGCTATATGTGGAAAGAAGCGCACAGCAACCGGGTCCGCCATGTGACGCTGTCGTTTCCTCATTTTCCTGACAATTGGCCGCAGCTTACGATTTTCTTTATTTCGGATATTCATCGGCGAATCGTTTCCTGTCGCATGCTTGAGACGGTGAAAGGAAAAGCCGATCTCGTCGTGATTGGCGGGGATTTGGCTGAAAAAGGGGTGCCGGCTGCGCGCGTCCGCGAAAACGTGCGCCGACTGCAGGCGGTCGCTCCCGTTTATTTTGTTTGGGGAAATAATGATGACGAAGTCCACTACGATCTTCAATCATTGCTCGAGGAAGAACGCGTCCATGTGCTCAAAAACAAAGCGGAAGTATGGGAGCGCGGCGGTGTGCCGGTCGCGCTCATCGGCGTCGGCGACGTAAGCCGGAAGGAGGCGGATATCGATCGGGCGCTTGAACACGTCCCGCCTCAATCATTTCGTATTTTGGTCTGCCATAATCCGGCGATCATGGCCCGTCTCGGAGAGGAACAGCACATTTCGCTTGTGTTGAGCGGCCATACACATGGTGGGCAAATCCGGTTGTTTTCGTTTGGGTTGTATGAGAAAGGGGGGATCAAATGGCACGGCAATACCGCGCTGTTTACGAGTAACGGCTACGGTACGACCGGGGTGCCGCTTCGCCTCGGAGCGCCTGCGGAGACCCATCTCATCACGATTGCCCCCGGAAAACCGACAACCGAGAAAAAATGCTTGTCTAAAACCGGGGAAACGATGTAA
- a CDS encoding spore coat associated protein CotJA: MFTTRKQYEPYISPFDPCPPIRVKTYVTAPNLYIGFQPPNLPQFPLREALMKGTLWQVFYDPYYSPYETKTKGDGS, from the coding sequence ATGTTTACGACGCGCAAACAATACGAGCCGTACATCAGCCCGTTTGACCCGTGTCCGCCGATCCGCGTCAAAACGTACGTCACTGCGCCAAACTTATACATCGGCTTCCAACCGCCGAATTTGCCGCAGTTTCCGCTGCGTGAAGCGTTAATGAAAGGAACGCTCTGGCAAGTGTTTTACGACCCGTATTACAGCCCTTACGAAACGAAGACAAAAGGTGATGGCTCATGA
- a CDS encoding spore coat protein CotJB, with protein sequence MKQMPKEYYEQLEELQAVDFALVELTLYLDTHPTDYQAIQQFNQLAQRRKQLKKQFEAAYGPLEQFGHSYSNYPWNWDDTPWPWQV encoded by the coding sequence ATGAAACAAATGCCAAAGGAGTATTACGAGCAGCTTGAGGAGCTGCAAGCCGTCGACTTTGCCCTCGTTGAGCTGACGCTTTATTTAGACACCCACCCAACCGATTATCAAGCGATTCAACAATTTAACCAACTCGCCCAAAGACGGAAACAACTGAAAAAACAGTTTGAAGCCGCCTACGGCCCGCTTGAGCAGTTCGGCCATAGCTATTCGAACTACCCGTGGAATTGGGACGACACGCCTTGGCCTTGGCAAGTGTAG